In Gadus macrocephalus chromosome 4, ASM3116895v1, the following proteins share a genomic window:
- the LOC132456002 gene encoding uncharacterized protein LOC132456002, which yields MAFSRALYQLSLLLLCLGTAHLAPLLPQVPDAHLKMLSVGLGRLLRGVGDNAQRLEGQGRRMAVEVEQASQALESLRKQSFLAGRTHRQARKNLQLMSARGDQLEGVVQELQKGLGLVVEDQGILEHRMAQVLQKLRAASDPQRNTQPQPNTSQMKVTVDNQARRLASLASEVNARDKMINRRLRSIEDLEKQLYDMRGGMPLPPKVRL from the exons ATGGCCTTTAGCCGTGCGCTCTATCAGCTGTCCCTCCTACTGCTCTGCCTGGGGACGGCCCACCTGGCTCCGTTGCTGCCTCAGGTCCCAGACGCCCACCTGAAGATGCTGTCGGTGGGACTGGGGAGGCTGCTGCGGGGGGTGGGGGACAACGCCCAGCGGCTGGAGGGGCAGGGGCGGCGGATGGccgtggaggtggagcaggccaGCCAGGCCCTGGAGAGCCTTCGTAAGCAGAGCTTTCTGGCGGGCAGGACCCACAGGCAG GCCAGGAAAAACCTCCAGCTGATGAGTGCCAGGGGGGACCAGCTAGAGGGGGTGGTCCAGGaactgcagaagggtctggggctggtggtggaggatcAGGGGATCCTGGAGCACAGGATGGCTCAGGTTCTACAGAAACTCAGGGCCGCATCGGACCCACAGAGGAACACCCAACCACAGCCCAACACAAGCCAGATGAAG GTCACAGTGGATAATCAGGCAAGGCGATTGGCTAGCCTGGCTTCCGAAGTGAATGCGCGAGATAAAATGATTAACAGACGTCTCCGGTCGATTGAGGACCTGGAAAAACAG ctGTATGACATGAGAGGTGGTATGCCGCTCCCGCCAAAGGTCAGACTCTGA